The sequence GTGACGATGTCGCGGACGGCGGGTGACAGGCTGGCAACGGGGTAGTCGGCGGCAGTTCGGTCGAACGTCGGCGTAGGTTCGCTCATGGCAGATTCGAGTGTGGGGACCGGGTCGTGGCGATTCGGGCGCGTCGGCCGCTGGCTCGGGCCGACGCGTCGCCGACGAGCGTCGTCGTCTGACTACTTGGTCAGGTAACCCTAAAAGGAATTTCGTTTCCGGACATTGTCACTATCTTCGTGACGAGACGGACACGAACCACCCGTCCCACGCGCCCGGGTGACAGCCAGTCACTGCTGATACTGTCGAATACCGAACCGCTCGTACCCGCCGTAGGCGACCTCGAGCGAGCCGATCCACCAGTTCCAGCGGTCCGCCGGGGTGCCGTCGGGTGCGTCGGCGAGTTCCGAGAGGACGAACGCGGTCGTCAGCGGCGTCCCGGTGTCGGATTCGTACTGCCCGGAGTCGGCGAGGTCGATTGCTTGTCGAACGACAACCCGTGACTCGGCGCTCGTGCCGCCGAACTCCTGACGGAGGCGAACCTCGAGTCGCTCGGGGTCGATGAACACGAGCGACCGTAGCGCGGGAGTGTACTTGACTCTACGGTGCAAATCACCGATCGCGGTCGGCTCGAACCAGTCGGTGGGAAACGATGTTCTTTTGAGCGGGCACCGTCTTCCGTCGGTCATGGCAAGTTTCACTGTCGTCGTCGGCGACCCCGACTCCGGGTCGTCTTACCAGCTCGAGGCTGACGGACAGGACGCTAACCGCTTCATGGGCAAATCGATCGGCGAGGAAGTCGACGGCGCTGCCGTCGGCCTCGACGGCTACACACTCGAGATCACCGGCGGCTCCGACGACGCCGGCCGACCGCTCAACCCCGACGTCGCAGGATCGAGCCTGACGGAGGTCCTGATGGAAGGTCGCCAGGTCGGATACAAGCCCGAACGCTCCGGTGAGCGCCGCCGCATCACCGTTCGCGGCAGCGAAATCTCCGACGCCGTGGCTCAGATCAACGCCTCGGTCGCCGACGCAGGCAGCGCGTCCATCGAGGACCTGCTGGGCGGCGGTGACGACGGCGAAGACGCAGACGAGTAATCGACCGGTTTTCGACTCCACCCCTTCCACGCTCCCCTGACAATGGCTGACAGAGTCTCCAGTGACCATCCTTCGGTACGGACCGTCAGAGCCACGTGTGCCGGGACCGCGACCGGCGTCCGCCTCGAGTTACCGGCGGACGATCGGGACGCGTTCTCGCTCGAGGAGGTGGTTCGGGTCGTCCTCGACGGTGAGGAGCGATTCGCCCGCGTCGAGCGTGCGCTCACGGACGACCACTATCTGGTTCGCGGGGTGTTCGCCACACCCGACGGTGCGCGCGGCTCCGGCGATCCCGACCTGCTGGCCGACTGGGTCGACGACCACGACGTTCGCGTTGGCGGCTCTGTGCTCGTCGACGTCGTCGAACCGGAGTTTCTCTACGGACTCCGCGAGCCGGGAGCGACCGCCTACTACGACGCCCACGAACCGCCGAGTTCGGGACTACAGGACATCGCACGCGGACTCGAGGACGGATCCTGACCGAGAAGGTGTAAAAATCGGGAGGGACCACTGCGAATCGCACACCGCGCTCGCGTGGGCTACTCGTACTGTTCTAAGAACGCATAGAGGAGTAGCCCGAAGGAGAGGTGCTGCAACATCGTCGTTTCGACCGTTTCCCTGACGGCCTCGCGGTCGTCGATCGAGTACTCCTTCGTTCGAACTTTCGCGTGCATCGAGAGCACGTCCTCGTCCTCGAGGTCGTGGAGACACGGGTAGACCGTCCCCGGGCTCAGTCGTGCGTCGAAGAGCCGCTCGAGGTCCGTCAGGAGCTGATCGCCGTGGGCCTCCTCGTGCATCGCGATGAGCACGAGGAGAACCTCCTCGAGATTGCCCTTCACCAGTGCGTCCTCGAACGCCACCTGCTCGACCGGGAGTGCGTCGGTGACGAACCCGAGCAGTCGCTCGAGGTCGCGGTCGACGTCTTCGACCGATCGGTGTTGCCGACCGAGCGTGGCGTCCTGTGATTCCGACGTGTGGTCCGTCCTCACCGCCCTCGAGAGCTCCTCGAGGACGGACTCGGGTTCGATCGTGTCATCACGCATTGCCGATCACTGTTGGGGGTTCCGCGAGTGGCCCCCACCCTCCGCCGGCGCCCCGCCGACGGCTCCGTTTTCCGTGGCCCACTCACGACTACTCGAA is a genomic window of Natrarchaeobaculum aegyptiacum containing:
- a CDS encoding PadR family transcriptional regulator — its product is MRDDTIEPESVLEELSRAVRTDHTSESQDATLGRQHRSVEDVDRDLERLLGFVTDALPVEQVAFEDALVKGNLEEVLLVLIAMHEEAHGDQLLTDLERLFDARLSPGTVYPCLHDLEDEDVLSMHAKVRTKEYSIDDREAVRETVETTMLQHLSFGLLLYAFLEQYE
- a CDS encoding DUF7112 family protein; this translates as MADRVSSDHPSVRTVRATCAGTATGVRLELPADDRDAFSLEEVVRVVLDGEERFARVERALTDDHYLVRGVFATPDGARGSGDPDLLADWVDDHDVRVGGSVLVDVVEPEFLYGLREPGATAYYDAHEPPSSGLQDIARGLEDGS
- a CDS encoding 30S ribosomal protein S6e, with amino-acid sequence MASFTVVVGDPDSGSSYQLEADGQDANRFMGKSIGEEVDGAAVGLDGYTLEITGGSDDAGRPLNPDVAGSSLTEVLMEGRQVGYKPERSGERRRITVRGSEISDAVAQINASVADAGSASIEDLLGGGDDGEDADE